The following proteins are encoded in a genomic region of Zea mays cultivar B73 chromosome 9, Zm-B73-REFERENCE-NAM-5.0, whole genome shotgun sequence:
- the LOC542362 gene encoding endosperm specific protein 1 precursor, producing MTGSSKPFGFSSAMPLAAVLLPLLVLGASSVCQGQGAASHNITAILAAYPEFTDFSAALVSTGAAAEIDRRSTVTVLAVDNAVMARLKAQKLQLDDLQRVIYLHVLLDYFDAAKLGSIQGGFAQAASLYQASGKAQGSDGIVNITVFPDGRVAAFTPSGPSNRLPTAFYQRSIKEQPYYIAVLQVRDLIWSPAPADGVQAPPPAPQPDAAPGLTDLLSKNGCGGFASLLAATADAVTKYDSSAAGLTVFCPADEAVEAFNSTFKNLTADAQLALLLYHGVAEHYSAQSLKAINGDVSTLASDGSKNNNGYNLTIRADGDTVKISSASASAATVTKTLLDKAPLSVYLIDAVLLPRQQSNDDQGHTAPAPAPASSPAHAPTPALAPVSPSPAPVPVSPSPSPSPAHAPTPPLAPAPVTAPAPRRRPAPSPEHTTPAPSPDADGQPPADQKNNAARDTASWTIGAALAIVCLLS from the coding sequence ATGACAGGAAGCAGCAAACCTTTCGGTTTCTCGAGCGCAATGCCTCTCGCTGCAGTGCTCcttcccctcctcgtcctcggcgCGTCGTCGGTGTGTCAAGGTCAAGGCGCTGCGAGCCACAACATCACGGCCATCCTGGCGGCGTACCCGGAGTTCACCGACTTCAGCGCTGCCCTGGTCAGCACCGGCGCCGCGGCGGAGATCGACCGCCGCAGCACCGTCACCGTCCTCGCCGTCGACAACGCCGTCATGGCGCGGCTAAAGGCGCAGAAGCTGCAGCTCGACGACCTGCAGCGCGTGATCTACCTCCACGTCCTCCTGGACTACTTCGACGCCGCCAAGCTAGGCAGCATCCAGGGCGGTTTCGCCCAGGCCGCTAGCCTCTACCAGGCCTCCGGCAAGGCGCAGGGGAGCGACGGGATCGTCAACATCACCGTGTTCCCCGACGGCCGCGTGGCGGCGTTCACGCCGTCGGGCCCCTCCAACAGGTTGCCGACCGCCTTCTACCAACGATCCATCAAGGAACAACCGTACTACATCGCCGTCCTGCAGGTGAGGGACCTGATCTGGTCTCCGGCGCCGGCGGACGGGGTGCAGGCTCCACCGCCCGCGCCGCAGCCCGACGCGGCGCCGGGGTTGACGGATCTGCTGTCCAAGAACGGCTGCGGGGGCTTCGCCAGCCTCCTCGCCGCGACGGCCGACGCAGTCACCAAGTACGACAGCAGCGCCGCCGGGCTCACCGTCTTCTGCCCGGCCGACGAGGCGGTGGAGGCCTTCAACTCCACCTTCAAGAACCTCACCGCCGACGCCCAGCTCGCGCTCCTGCTGTACCACGGCGTGGCGGAACACTACTCCGCGCAGTCTCTCAAGGCGATCAATGGGGACGTAAGCACGCTTGCCTCCGACGGATCCAAGAACAACAACGGGTACAACCTAACGATACGTGCCGACGGGGACACAGTGAAAATCTCGTCTGCATCTGCCAGCGCCGCCACGGTGACCAAGACGCTGCTCGACAAGGCGCCGCTCTCCGTCTACCTCATCGACGCGGTGCTCCTGCCAAGGCAGCAGTCTAACGACGACCAGGGACACACTGCGCCCGCCCCTGCGCCGGCCTCCTCGCCTGCACATGCACCTACACCTGCCCTTGCGCCGGTCTCGCCGTCGCCTGCCCCTGTACCGgtctcgccgtcgccgtcgccgtcgcctgcACATGCACCCACACCCCCACTTGCCCCTGCTCCGGTGACTGCACCTGCGCCCAGGCGTCGCCCAGCGCCATCGCCAGAGCACACTACCCCAGCTCCTTCGCCAGACGCGGACGGCCAACCGCCTGCAGATCAGAAGAACAACGCAGCAAGGGACACGGCATCTTGGACTATCGGCGCGGCGCTGGCGATCGTGTGCCTCTTGTCGTGA